The sequence AGATATAAGGTGCCATCTTTGGATTCCATCGTTGGGTTTGATGACCAAAGTGCACCCCTGCTTCTAAAAGTTGTTTCATTGTAATCGTCGTCACTTATTTTATAACCTCCTTAAATTTGGTAAATGGTAATTGGTAAATGGTAATTAGGTACCCGTTACCAGTTAAATTTTGCAAAACCCTATTTTAAATTTTTTATAATATATCATATTTTAAAATTTTTTGCAAGAAAAAAATTTAAAATTAACAAAATTCTCGGTCAGCCTCTTGACAACTCTTAAAAATTATGCTATAAACTTATTAGTAAGAGTTCAGGTAGGATAAAAATAAGGAGAAAGGGAGAAAATGGAGAAGTGGAGAAAAGAAGAGTTAACTGATAAGATTATTAATGCCTGTATTAATGTCCATAAAAAGTTAGTGTCGTGTTGAACAAATAATGCACGGAATTTGATTCTGGTAACTATCCGTTTGCAGGTTACGAAACCTGATGATGCCCCGTGCAAAACTTACTCAACACGACACCAGGATTGATGTCCGAAAGGTGGAGCAAGAAAAAGTTTAAGCCATTTCTCCAATTCTCCCTTTTCCCCATTTCTCCTTGTTTACACTTCTAATGTATAGCCCTGAACGGTTACACTTATTAAATAATTGTTGATATACAGGTCAAAAATATACCTGAATAGATACAAAAATAATTGAGTTGACTGAATCAGGTTAAAATTTACGGGAGATTTTGTAAGATGAACAAATATATTCTTTTCATAATTTTGCTTATGAGTTTAAACTTAATTTCCTGCCAGAAATCTACATTACCAGCGAGTAAATACACATCTCTACGAGAACAAATGATTCAGGAACAGATTATCGCCAGAGGTGTATCTGACCAATTAGTCTTAAAGGCAATGCTAAAGGTAGAAAGGCATAAGTTTGTTCCAGATGAAGTAAAAGAAATGGCTTATATTGATAGCCCACTTCCAATAGGGGAAAACCAAACTATTTCTCAACCATATATTGTTGCCTTGATGACCGAGTTATTAGGGTTAAAAGGGGATGAGAAGGTGCTTGAAATAGGCACTGGTTCTGGCTATCAGGCGGCAATATTAGCCGAGATAGTCAAAGAAGTCTATACCATTGAAATCCTCAAACCTTTAGCTGATACTGCCCGCCAAAAACTACAAAAATTAGGTTATAAGAACATCAAAGTTAAATGCGGAGATGGATATAAAGGTTGGGAAGAATATGCACCCTATGATGGGATAATAGTTACCTGCGCCCCAGACCATATCCCACAACCACTAACAGAACAATTAAAAATAGGTGGCAGAATGGTTATCCCGGTTGGAGAATCATATCAAGTGCTTTTACTACTGA comes from bacterium and encodes:
- a CDS encoding protein-L-isoaspartate(D-aspartate) O-methyltransferase encodes the protein MNKYILFIILLMSLNLISCQKSTLPASKYTSLREQMIQEQIIARGVSDQLVLKAMLKVERHKFVPDEVKEMAYIDSPLPIGENQTISQPYIVALMTELLGLKGDEKVLEIGTGSGYQAAILAEIVKEVYTIEILKPLADTARQKLQKLGYKNIKVKCGDGYKGWEEYAPYDGIIVTCAPDHIPQPLTEQLKIGGRMVIPVGESYQVLLLLTKISNTQFSRKPIIPVRFVPMTGEGQKR